CTGGACCTTCAAATCCATCGGGGGCGTTTGCTACTTTGACCATTTATATTAGTTATTAGTTATTAGTTATTAGTTATTAGTTGTGAGATTTTTGTAGTGGGTTATGAGTCTGCCAACTCTCCCCTCACAAGTAATTTATTTTATTTTGTGTGCTTGCCCTGTGTGGTCTCTCCCCTCGCAAGTGGCAACTCACAACTATTTTATTTCTCCCATTCCAACGCACCTTTTTTCAATACATAAAAAAATCCGATAAGGAAAAATGCAACGAACATTACAACTGCCAAAAACCCAGACGAGCCAAGGGATTTAAAATTTACAGCATAGGGATAAAAGAATATTACTTCTACGTCGAATAGCACAAAAAGAATAGCCGTAAGAAAATATTTCACCGAGAATTTTACACGGGCGTCACCTTGTGCTTCTATACCGCATTCAAAGTTATCTTTCTTGATTGAGCCTTTGCTTTTGGGTCCGAGCATGGGTACCAATACCAATACTAACCCTACAAAACCCAAGGCCACAATAGATTGCAGTACGATAGGCATATAGGAAGAAGAAGAAGAATCTAACATGTTTCTATTTTTGATTTTTTACGTTGCAAAAGTACGAAAAGAAGTGACAAAAAAAGAATAGAATTAGCTTCTCTTTTTCAGTATTTAAAGTGCTTAATATTAAGCGGTTTGAAAAAATCGAATGTATATATAAGCAAAGCCTGCAATTTCTAAAATCAATATCGATGGAACACCGAGTTTAAATTTCCAAACTTGGGTTTTGTGGTGGGAAGCATAATACATACCCAACAAAATTCCCAAACTTCCAAAAACTAAGGCATGCCAAAGCAGCGTTTTTTCACTAATTCTTTTTCTATAGTTCACCGAACGGTTTTTATCTATCCTCATGAGGAAAAAGCAATAGAAGTTAAAAATTAATAGGGATATAATTATATATTTCAATGTTTCAAAGATAAGTCATATTTTATGTTGTTAATACATGGAAAGGGAAGACGGAAGCTAGAAGTGGGAAACTCTTAGATGGAAGATATGTACTCTTAGATGGTGGTTACGGGCTTTGAGATGGTGCATAATAGCCGAATAAGGCTGGATTAGTGGCATGGGGCGGGCATTATTTATATGCCAGTGTGGAGACTTGCGATAAGACCACACAAGAGAGAGTGTTACGAGGGCAGAGAAATAATTTAAGCAAGTATTTGTACCAAAGGTTATTCATACCTAAATTTGACAGCTCCTAAATCTCAACTTTATGAAACACTTCAAAAATTACTTAGTAACATTTTTATTACTATTCACAGTAAGTATAAATTTGTTTGCAACAGCCCCCACTTCAACCACAGTGCCTGCCAGCAGGGTTACCTATACAGGA
The sequence above is drawn from the Bacteroidota bacterium genome and encodes:
- a CDS encoding DUF1294 domain-containing protein, which codes for MKYIIISLLIFNFYCFFLMRIDKNRSVNYRKRISEKTLLWHALVFGSLGILLGMYYASHHKTQVWKFKLGVPSILILEIAGFAYIYIRFFQTA
- a CDS encoding NADH-quinone oxidoreductase subunit A, producing the protein MLDSSSSSYMPIVLQSIVALGFVGLVLVLVPMLGPKSKGSIKKDNFECGIEAQGDARVKFSVKYFLTAILFVLFDVEVIFFYPYAVNFKSLGSSGFLAVVMFVAFFLIGFFYVLKKGALEWEK